Proteins encoded within one genomic window of Couchioplanes caeruleus:
- a CDS encoding glycosyltransferase family 2 protein, protein MTSRPVVSVIVPAYNSEPLLRDFLASCQTSRYRDFEVIINDDLRSTDGTEALVERFRADGLDVTYLRENRSLAQGRKRGAAEARGSILLHLDSDMKVTPTLIGECADLISEGYDALVIPEESFGTTFWARCKWLEKKIYDGVEQIESLRCVPRDIYDKLGGHDERMVFSEDKDFDLRVRKAGYKIGRTRSFLYHNEGDLRLYRTMRKKLGYSATADLFATEHPEAFRWQTNIFNRFGLYLRNFPYAFSHPLLYGGLWTMKIGEFGFGALGHLRKRMATRTPGRGVRGGTA, encoded by the coding sequence ATGACTAGCCGCCCCGTGGTGTCGGTGATCGTTCCCGCCTACAACAGCGAGCCGCTGCTGCGCGACTTCCTGGCCTCCTGCCAGACCTCGCGGTACCGCGACTTCGAGGTGATCATCAACGACGACCTGCGCTCCACGGACGGCACCGAGGCGCTGGTCGAGCGGTTCCGGGCCGACGGCCTGGACGTCACGTACCTGCGGGAGAACCGCTCGCTGGCCCAGGGCCGCAAGCGCGGTGCGGCCGAGGCGCGCGGGTCGATCCTGCTGCACCTCGACTCCGACATGAAGGTCACCCCGACCCTCATCGGCGAGTGCGCCGACCTGATCTCCGAGGGGTACGACGCCCTGGTCATCCCGGAGGAGTCGTTCGGCACCACGTTCTGGGCCCGGTGCAAGTGGCTGGAGAAGAAGATCTACGACGGCGTGGAGCAGATCGAGTCGCTGCGCTGCGTGCCGCGCGACATCTACGACAAGCTGGGTGGCCATGACGAGCGCATGGTCTTCTCCGAGGACAAGGACTTCGACCTGCGGGTCCGCAAGGCCGGGTACAAGATCGGCCGGACCCGCAGCTTCCTCTACCACAACGAGGGCGACCTGCGGTTGTACCGGACCATGCGCAAGAAGCTGGGCTACTCCGCCACCGCCGACCTCTTCGCCACCGAGCACCCCGAGGCGTTCCGGTGGCAGACCAACATCTTCAACCGCTTCGGCCTCTATCTGAGGAACTTCCCGTACGCCTTCTCGCACCCGCTGCTCTACGGCGGCCTGTGGACGATGAAGATCGGCGAGTTCGGCTTCGGCGCGCTCGGCCATCTGCGGAAACGGATGGCCACCCGAACGCCCGGCCGCGGTGTCCGGGGAGGTACGGCATGA
- a CDS encoding acyltransferase family protein — MTATIGARHRAAAPARTGTHRALNALRTVAAVLVVVYHLRSLLFVDAAEAGDDALTRVLYALTGLGPAAVLVFFVLSGYWVGGSVLAAFRQDRFRWAGYATARLSRLWIVLVPAVALTAVLDHLGLSLLGHTSIYLGDPAYHHIVPAEDLAGRLDPLTALGNIGFVQTIAVPTYGTNASLWSLAYEAAFYAIFPLALYAWKGGGGVRARILNAVLLLVVCAVVGTAVLMYLPVWLMGAGVALFRRPIAERLVMLRPLALTLARAAASVALAAAMWAAQASYSSRNVLLLAGATTVLLVLLVEDLHWTGLPGRVLDALSGYAESSYSLYAVHLPIAAMIAALLTPQVTHRWAPSPAHWLALAALSAVLVGAGWLFAWVTERHTPHLRALLDGAIRSAARRTGA; from the coding sequence ATGACAGCCACCATCGGAGCCCGGCACCGGGCCGCCGCACCGGCCCGGACCGGCACCCACCGGGCGCTCAACGCGCTGCGCACCGTGGCGGCCGTGCTCGTGGTCGTCTACCACCTGCGCTCCCTGCTCTTCGTCGACGCCGCCGAGGCGGGCGACGACGCCCTGACCCGGGTCCTCTACGCGCTGACCGGGCTGGGCCCGGCGGCCGTGCTGGTGTTCTTCGTGCTCAGCGGCTACTGGGTGGGTGGCAGCGTGCTCGCCGCGTTCCGGCAGGACCGGTTCCGCTGGGCGGGGTACGCCACCGCGCGCCTGAGCCGGCTGTGGATCGTGCTCGTTCCGGCCGTGGCGCTCACGGCGGTCCTGGACCACCTCGGCCTCTCGCTGCTCGGGCACACCTCGATCTACCTCGGCGATCCGGCCTACCACCACATCGTGCCGGCCGAGGACCTGGCCGGGCGGCTGGACCCGCTGACCGCCCTGGGCAACATCGGCTTCGTGCAGACGATCGCGGTGCCGACGTACGGCACGAACGCCTCGCTGTGGTCCCTGGCCTACGAGGCGGCGTTCTACGCGATCTTCCCGCTGGCGCTGTACGCGTGGAAGGGCGGTGGCGGCGTGCGGGCGCGGATCCTCAACGCGGTCCTGCTGCTCGTCGTGTGCGCCGTGGTGGGCACGGCCGTCCTGATGTACCTGCCGGTGTGGCTGATGGGCGCCGGTGTCGCGTTATTCCGCCGGCCGATCGCCGAGCGGCTGGTCATGCTGCGCCCGCTCGCCCTGACGCTGGCCCGTGCGGCGGCATCGGTCGCGCTGGCGGCCGCGATGTGGGCCGCCCAGGCCAGCTACTCCAGCCGCAACGTGCTGCTGCTCGCGGGCGCCACCACGGTCCTGCTCGTCCTGCTCGTGGAGGACCTGCACTGGACCGGCCTGCCCGGCCGCGTCCTCGACGCCCTCTCCGGCTACGCCGAGTCGTCGTACTCGCTCTACGCGGTCCACCTTCCGATCGCCGCGATGATCGCGGCGCTGCTGACGCCGCAGGTCACGCACCGCTGGGCGCCCTCGCCCGCACACTGGCTGGCCCTGGCGGCGCTCAGCGCCGTGCTGGTCGGGGCCGGCTGGCTGTTCGCCTGGGTCACCGAGCGGCACACGCCCCACCTGCGGGCCCTGCTCGACGGCGCGATCCGGTCCGCCGCACGGCGCACCGGCGCCTGA
- a CDS encoding glycosyltransferase family 4 protein, with product MTRVAHLISEFSAKEAMGRTVTEMAHRVAGEHHLVTTHALDGQDAFAGVHELGGALETFPLGRSDTLRDALEKIRPDLVHLHAGALGPFLALLPVLRPYRKLLTAYAWPTLPSPGAWRRATVAEMRASNVLRVRVLVSTVLPVPLAAAALRRAGMTTVLTPDPRVADRLGRRRGLNVIRFTSGAPADPRRARFDRERPTIVFAGRSETVRGLDTLLAAFGRVRAQVPGVRLRLLLIPRPELPRILARAGAAGEAIEVVTEPVPDLLAELSAAQVGTWPFKFDYTTSPPAMALVEAMAVGLPVVGTDVACVRAVLDHGVNGLSVPPDDAPALADALVTLLRDEQTWQRYAKAGLESATQRMGWERVAETTAEAYASVLSGRTPRPGR from the coding sequence ATGACCAGGGTCGCGCACCTGATCTCCGAGTTCTCCGCCAAGGAGGCGATGGGACGTACGGTCACCGAGATGGCGCACCGGGTCGCCGGCGAGCACCACCTCGTCACCACCCACGCGCTCGACGGTCAGGACGCGTTCGCCGGCGTGCACGAGCTCGGCGGCGCGCTGGAGACGTTCCCGCTCGGCCGCTCCGACACATTGCGGGACGCGCTCGAGAAGATCCGGCCGGACCTGGTGCATCTCCACGCCGGCGCGCTCGGGCCGTTCCTGGCCTTGCTTCCCGTGCTGCGCCCGTACCGCAAGCTGCTCACCGCGTACGCCTGGCCGACCCTGCCGAGCCCGGGCGCGTGGCGGCGGGCCACCGTGGCCGAGATGCGCGCCTCCAACGTGCTGCGAGTCCGGGTCCTGGTGAGCACGGTCCTGCCGGTCCCGCTCGCCGCCGCCGCGCTGCGCCGGGCCGGGATGACCACCGTGCTCACCCCCGACCCCCGGGTCGCCGACCGGCTCGGCCGCCGGCGCGGCCTGAACGTCATCCGGTTCACCTCGGGCGCGCCGGCCGATCCTCGCCGGGCTCGGTTCGACCGGGAGCGGCCCACCATCGTCTTCGCCGGTCGCTCGGAGACGGTCCGCGGCCTGGACACCTTGCTGGCCGCGTTCGGCCGGGTCCGGGCGCAGGTGCCCGGCGTACGGCTGCGGCTGCTGCTGATCCCGCGACCGGAGCTGCCGCGGATCCTGGCCCGGGCCGGCGCCGCCGGCGAGGCCATCGAGGTGGTCACCGAGCCGGTGCCGGACCTGCTGGCCGAGCTGTCCGCCGCGCAGGTGGGCACCTGGCCGTTCAAGTTCGACTACACCACCTCGCCGCCGGCGATGGCCCTGGTCGAGGCGATGGCCGTGGGGCTGCCCGTCGTGGGCACCGACGTCGCCTGCGTCCGCGCGGTCCTCGACCACGGCGTGAACGGCCTGTCGGTGCCCCCGGACGACGCCCCGGCCCTGGCGGACGCGCTGGTCACCCTGCTGCGCGACGAACAGACGTGGCAGCGGTACGCGAAAGCGGGGCTCGAGTCGGCCACGCAGCGGATGGGCTGGGAGCGGGTCGCGGAGACCACCGCCGAGGCGTACGCCTCCGTGCTCAGTGGCAGGACGCCTCGCCCCGGTCGGTGA
- a CDS encoding metallophosphoesterase family protein, with protein MSVHLARTVAAVVGTSRRRRVLSATIAMLVVLALVLVWLLGRCSTAPDTVRLAAVGDMACDPDDPDFVTGAGDHCKHKEASDLAVGLNPAVFLGLGDYQYELPATEAFRTVYGPTYGRLLSRTVPVIGNQEYKVQDANTFTAYFGDRFRDAKGYWSQDIGRWHLVVLNSNCSAVAGGCGKGSPQQAWLESDLAANDRACVIAAWHHPRWSTGIAGPDARTAELFRTLYDHQVELVLSGHEADYERFGPLNPDGKSDPLGVRQYVVGTGGQAHYRPASADGAGDEKGEPKLRAGIPGSEFADFDHHGVLELELRPDSWRWAFHRVGAPVTDRGEASCH; from the coding sequence ATGAGCGTTCACCTCGCCCGTACGGTGGCCGCGGTCGTCGGCACCTCCCGGCGCCGCCGCGTCCTGTCCGCCACGATCGCGATGCTCGTGGTACTGGCGCTCGTCCTCGTCTGGCTGCTCGGCCGCTGCTCGACCGCGCCGGACACGGTCCGCCTGGCCGCCGTGGGCGACATGGCCTGCGACCCGGACGACCCGGACTTCGTCACCGGCGCCGGCGACCACTGCAAGCACAAGGAGGCGTCCGACCTGGCGGTCGGGCTGAACCCGGCGGTCTTCCTCGGGCTCGGCGACTACCAGTACGAGCTGCCGGCCACCGAGGCGTTCCGCACGGTGTACGGGCCGACGTACGGCCGGCTGCTCAGCCGTACCGTGCCGGTCATCGGCAACCAGGAGTACAAGGTGCAGGACGCGAACACGTTCACCGCGTACTTCGGCGACCGGTTCAGGGACGCGAAGGGCTACTGGTCGCAGGACATCGGCCGCTGGCACCTCGTGGTGCTCAACTCCAACTGCTCCGCGGTGGCCGGCGGCTGCGGCAAGGGCTCGCCGCAGCAGGCGTGGCTCGAGAGCGACCTGGCCGCCAACGATCGCGCCTGCGTCATCGCCGCCTGGCACCACCCGCGCTGGTCGACCGGCATCGCCGGCCCCGACGCCCGCACGGCCGAGCTGTTCAGGACCCTCTACGATCACCAGGTGGAACTCGTGCTCTCCGGCCACGAGGCCGACTACGAGCGGTTCGGACCGCTCAACCCGGATGGCAAGTCCGACCCGCTGGGCGTGCGCCAGTACGTCGTCGGCACCGGTGGGCAGGCCCACTACCGGCCGGCGTCGGCGGACGGCGCGGGCGACGAGAAGGGCGAGCCGAAGCTCCGCGCCGGCATCCCGGGCAGCGAGTTCGCCGATTTCGACCACCACGGGGTGCTGGAGCTGGAGCTGAGGCCCGACTCGTGGCGCTGGGCGTTCCACCGGGTGGGTGCGCCGGTCACCGACCGGGGCGAGGCGTCCTGCCACTGA
- a CDS encoding glycosyl hydrolase family 28-related protein, translated as MSRNSPGRAALLGVSLLTTVAAQLAFVSPAPADVPDAPAYSLAPTVGDPALTAQECAADPGCAVAGAPRGAGLDDWAALNGAIAAAAARSSSAAPATVFLPAGVYTVTKPLSLPPNVNLRGSGMTATTLVIAPGSHASFNYSFLVRPDNTADPVEGSTNLVSDLAVNGNCKAGAGLTDEAVLPGTACDHGAGNNAGGGISAGDRWTVQHVRFTNIEYFKLWIRATTGVRAVDNRFDNRGGAASGDEDNIGGGGNATDTVVSDNQFDGTQLGNALDVVNAKGLVVRRNTVFTDPAMLTRFKRPTNGSLYLEAVTDSEVSDNLFHGANLVLKSNAGYTPTGTNKDVTNPARIVVRGNRFVGAYDAGITVAYSDYKDSDGTYGRVDAPVDPGDTVNHTLWSGGANVITDNVIENSAEGGIVVLGCLQAAKSMPDTIAGNHVTNPGGRDSSFSTGCATFDSVGIGVGVGRGDRIYGNVVSGPATTWYGIQIGSRTAPTTVTDTVLTDPSGTYPDNSFGPLVVGPYRYGRNTPESPVAQPAVSTPDGTTLTWKEVYALPNVFVGGYRIYRGGALVADLPVGGEIPGNLLPADAATLENGLGGWTAASRTSVSRVTGAAAPGVGAASLALTTTGAGLIGATGPLTPVTAGQTYTAVASYQAQTTGRKARTGVQWLDASGVAIGTKMYSSNQYTVDGTDRWITSSYTAQAPAGAAYARVLSAIDNAVVGEVHLMDRIGLVVGTATEAWTDTEGTGPYDVVAYQAGGAAGSEFSIPTRITAP; from the coding sequence TTGAGCAGGAACTCCCCCGGAAGGGCGGCGCTGCTCGGCGTCAGCCTGCTGACCACCGTGGCCGCCCAGCTGGCTTTCGTCTCGCCGGCACCGGCCGACGTGCCGGACGCGCCCGCGTACAGCCTGGCTCCGACCGTCGGCGACCCTGCGCTGACCGCGCAGGAGTGCGCGGCCGACCCCGGCTGTGCGGTCGCGGGCGCACCGCGCGGCGCCGGCCTGGACGACTGGGCGGCCCTCAACGGCGCGATCGCCGCGGCGGCCGCCCGGAGCTCGTCCGCCGCACCGGCGACCGTGTTCCTGCCGGCCGGCGTCTACACGGTGACCAAGCCGCTGAGCCTGCCGCCGAACGTCAACCTGCGCGGTAGCGGCATGACCGCCACCACACTGGTCATCGCGCCGGGCAGCCACGCGAGCTTCAACTACTCGTTCCTCGTGCGTCCCGACAACACCGCAGACCCCGTCGAGGGCAGCACCAACCTGGTCTCGGACCTCGCGGTCAACGGCAACTGCAAGGCCGGCGCCGGGCTGACGGACGAGGCCGTCCTGCCGGGCACGGCCTGCGACCACGGTGCCGGCAACAACGCCGGTGGCGGGATCTCGGCCGGCGACCGGTGGACCGTCCAGCACGTGCGGTTCACCAACATCGAGTACTTCAAGCTGTGGATCCGGGCCACGACCGGCGTGCGGGCCGTCGACAACCGCTTCGACAACCGTGGCGGCGCCGCCTCCGGCGACGAGGACAACATCGGCGGCGGCGGTAACGCCACCGACACGGTGGTGTCCGACAACCAGTTCGACGGCACCCAGCTCGGCAACGCCCTGGACGTGGTCAATGCCAAGGGCCTGGTGGTGCGCCGCAACACGGTCTTCACCGACCCGGCGATGCTGACCCGCTTCAAGCGGCCGACCAACGGCTCGCTCTACCTGGAGGCGGTCACCGACTCCGAGGTGAGCGACAACCTGTTCCACGGCGCGAACCTCGTCCTGAAGTCGAACGCCGGCTACACGCCGACCGGCACCAACAAAGACGTCACCAACCCGGCCCGCATCGTCGTGCGCGGCAACCGGTTCGTGGGTGCCTACGACGCCGGTATCACCGTGGCCTACAGCGACTACAAGGACTCGGACGGCACGTACGGCCGCGTCGACGCGCCGGTGGATCCGGGTGACACCGTCAACCACACCCTGTGGTCGGGCGGTGCCAACGTGATCACGGACAACGTGATCGAGAACTCGGCCGAGGGCGGCATCGTCGTGCTCGGCTGCCTCCAGGCCGCCAAGAGCATGCCGGACACGATCGCCGGAAACCACGTGACCAACCCGGGCGGGCGTGACTCCAGCTTCAGCACGGGATGCGCCACGTTCGACTCGGTCGGCATCGGCGTGGGCGTCGGGCGCGGTGACCGCATCTACGGCAACGTGGTCTCCGGCCCGGCGACCACCTGGTACGGCATCCAGATCGGCTCCCGCACCGCGCCGACCACGGTGACCGACACGGTGCTCACCGACCCCAGCGGCACCTACCCGGACAACTCCTTCGGCCCGCTCGTCGTCGGCCCCTACCGGTACGGCAGGAACACCCCGGAGTCGCCGGTGGCGCAGCCCGCCGTCAGTACCCCGGACGGGACCACGCTGACCTGGAAGGAGGTCTACGCGCTGCCCAACGTCTTCGTCGGCGGCTACCGGATCTACCGCGGCGGCGCCCTCGTGGCCGACCTGCCCGTGGGCGGGGAGATCCCCGGCAACCTGCTGCCGGCCGACGCGGCCACGCTGGAGAACGGGCTCGGCGGCTGGACCGCCGCCAGCCGTACGTCCGTCAGCCGGGTGACCGGTGCGGCCGCTCCGGGCGTGGGAGCCGCCTCGCTGGCGCTCACCACCACCGGCGCCGGCCTGATCGGCGCGACCGGCCCGCTGACCCCGGTCACGGCGGGTCAGACGTACACCGCGGTCGCGTCGTACCAGGCTCAGACCACGGGCCGCAAGGCGCGTACCGGCGTGCAATGGCTGGACGCCTCCGGCGTGGCCATCGGCACGAAGATGTACAGCAGCAACCAGTACACCGTCGACGGCACGGACCGCTGGATCACCAGCTCGTACACCGCCCAGGCTCCGGCCGGTGCGGCCTATGCCCGGGTGCTGTCGGCCATCGACAACGCCGTGGTGGGCGAGGTCCACCTGATGGACCGGATCGGGCTGGTCGTCGGCACCGCCACCGAGGCCTGGACCGACACCGAGGGCACGGGCCCGTACGACGTCGTCGCCTACCAGGCCGGCGGCGCGGCGGGCAGCGAGTTCTCGATCCCCACCAGGATCACCGCCCCGTAA